The DNA segment CCGGATGTACGTTCGCCAGGTCGGGATGGGCCTCGGCGGTGCGGATCCCCTTCCCGGGCTCCGGCGCGTCCTCCCCGCCGAAGTACCACGCCTTGAACTCATCCTCGGGCACCACCACGACCTTGCTGAGCATCACGCTGTGGTCCACGCCGCAGATGACGGTGCATTCGATGTCATAGGAGCCGGGCTTGGTGGCCTGGAACCAGGTGGTGTTGGTCCGCGAGGGCACGGCGTCGATCTTGAGGCGGAAGGACGGGACGAAGAATCCGTGGACCACGTCCGTGCTGCGGACCTCCAGCTTCATGGGCTTGTGGATGGGCGCGAACAGAACCTTGGTCTTCTTGCCGTTGGGGTATTCGAAGGACCAGCTCCACTGGCGGCCCATGACCTTCACGGCCATGGCGTCGCGGGGCGCCTGGCTCATGTACTCGTAGTTGGTCCAGCCGTAGTAGAAGATCGACAGGAACAGCACCAGGGGAATGACCGTCCACAGGATCTCCAGGCCCACGTGCCCCTCGATCTGCTCCGCTTTCGGATGGCGCTTGCGGCTGTAGCGGATCACGAAGTAGATCATCAGCACGGTGATGAAGATCAGGAACGCCACCGATAGGCCGAACACGTAGAAGAAGACCGCGTCGGACTTCTGGGCTGAAATGGCGGCTTGGTTCATCCAATCCATGGGAAGCCTCAGCGGAATGCGACGTCGGAGAACAGCAGGGCGAAGGAGATCAGCAGGCTCGCGAGTGTCACGAGGACCACGATCTTGAACAGCGCTCCTTCGTACTTCAGGTGCATGAAGAAGTAGAAGACCAGCCCGGCCTTCAGGGGGGTCAGGGTCAGCAGCCCCCACACGGCGTAGGTCTGGCCGAGGTGGCTGACGCCCACCAGGGCGGCCGTGAGGATCAGCAGGGCCACCCAGACCTTGATGAAGGTCCCGTAGCCGGGATGGGCGTGGGCCTCGGGAGAATGGAGGGTTTCACTCATGAGGTTCCTCGGACCGAGCGTCCAGCTTCGCTGGAGGCGAGGTGGGGGACCGGGGGTGGGCGCGCAGCGCGGAACCCCCGGAGGAGGTCAGGCAGCCAGGTAGAACAGCGGGAGGAGGAAGATCCAGATGACGTCCACCAGGTGCCAGTAGAGGCCGCCGTTCTCCAGGTGGATGTAGCGGTCCGCGCGGATGCGGTCCGTGGCGACCCACCACAGCATGACGCTCAGCACGCCCAGCCCGATGATCACGTGCAGCCCGTGCAGGCCCGTCATCGTGAAGTAGAGCCCGAAGAACACCTGCTGTCCGTGGGGGAGCGTGGCGAGGTGGGGGGAGCTGGGATAGAGGCCGTGATGGAACTTGGCGCCCCACTCGAAGGACTTGATGACGAGGAAGACCAGCCCCAGCACCAGCGTGGTGCCGAGCAAGAGCATCGCCCGCATCTTCTCCGCGCGCTGGACGGCGACGATGGCCAGGACCACCGTCAGGCTGCTGGTGAGCAGCACCACGGTGTTGACGATGCCCAGGACGGCGTTCAGCTCGGCGCCCGCGTGATGGAAATCCGCGGGGTAGAGGTAGCGCATCGAGGAATAGGAGATGAAAAGGCCCCCGAAAAGGACGATCTCCGTGACCAGGAACAGCCACATGCCGAGCCGGGCGCCGAAGTCGTCGCGGTGGACGTGCTCGCTCATCAGGACTCCTGCGGGAAGTGGTAGGCCCCGTGGGTGACGGTGGGAATGACTTCGAAGTTCTCCTGGGGGGGCGGGCTGGGGATGGTCCACTCCAGGGTGACGCCGCCCCAGGGATTGGCCTCCGCTTTCGGTCCGCGGAAGATGGCGTAGAGCAGGGTCGCGAAGAAGCCCAGGAGCCCGAGAATCAGCAGCCAACTGCCGACGGTCGCCACGACGTGCATGGTGTGGAACTGGGGCAGGTGGACGTAGTAGCGCCGGGGCATGCCCATCACGCCGAGGATCAGCATCCCGAAATAGAGCATGTTGAACCCGATGAACAGGGGGACCCAGGACGCGTAGATGGCCTTCTTGGAATACATCTTCCCGAACATCTTGGGGAACCAGTAGAGCAGCGCCGCGAACAGCGCCATGCCGGTGCCGCCGAACATCACGTAGTGGAAGTGGCCCACGATGAAGTAGGTGTCGTGGATGTGGACGTTCACGGCCAAGGCGCCCTGCATGACGCCCGTCAGGCCGCCGATGCAGAACAGGAAGATGAAGGTCAGGGCGAACAGGAGGGGCGGCTGGAAGTCGATGCTCCCCTTGTAGAGGGTGCTCACCCAGTTGAAGACCTTGATGGCGCTGGGCACGGCCACGATCATCGTCAGGAGGGAGAAGAGCATCGTGGCCAGGCTGCTCATCCCGGACGTGAACATGTGGTGGGCCCACACCAGGCTGCCGACGCCCGCGATGGATAGGGAGCTGAAGGCGATGGCCTTGTAGCCGAAGATGGAGCGCTTGGCGAAAGTGGGGAGGATCTCCGTGATGGCGCCCATGGCGGGCAGGATCATGATGTAGACCGCCGGGTGGGAGTAGATCCAGAACAGGTGCTGGTAGAGCAGCGGATCGCCGCCCTTGGAGGGATCGAAGATGCCGATGCCGAAGGCGCGCTCCAGGATCACCAGCACCAGGGTGATGGCCACGATGGGCGTCGCCAGGATCTGGATCCACGACGTGGAATAGAGGGCCCAGCACATGAGGGGCATCCGGAACCACGTCATCCCCGGGGCGCGGAGGCGATGGATGGTGGTGATGAAGTTGATGCCCGTCAGCATCGACGAGAAGCCCAGCACGAACGCCGCGAAGACCGCCAGGCTCACGTTGGTGCCGGTCTTCAAGCTGAAGGGCGCGTAGAAGGTCCAGCCCGTGTCGGGCGCGCCGCCGCCGGTGAACAGCGACAGCACCGCGAGGATGGCGCCGGCCATGAAGAAGTACCAGGAGGTCAGGTTCAGCCGGGGGAAGGCCACGTCCTTGGCGCCGATGAAGATGGGCAGGAAGAAGTTCCCGAAGATGGCGGGAAGGCCCGGCACCACGAACAGGAAGATCATGATCACGCCGTGGACCGTGAACAGGGCGTTGTAGGTCTGCGCGGTGATGAGCTTCTGGAAGCCCGCCAGCTGCACCAGGCGCATGACGAAGCCGATGCCCGCGCCGATCAGGAAGAAGCTGACCATGGAGTAGAGGTAGAGCAGCCCGATGCGCTTGTGGTCCGTGGTGGTGAGCCAAGCGAGGAGGCCCTTGCGCGTGCCGGTGTCCACCAGGTAGCTGGGCTGTGCCGGGATCGACTGTGCGCTCATGCGCCCTCCTCTGCCTTGACTTTGGGGCTCCGGCCCCGGCGGGTCACCAGGACCACGAATACCGCCGCGGCCAGGAGGGTCACGATGGCGCCGAGGGTGGTGGTGTTCAGGACGTACCGCCGCCCCGCCGGGTCATAGCTGAAACAGAACTTCAGGAACTTGTTGATGGTGGGCTGAGCCTCGCCGCGGGCCGCCTCCTGGGCGGCCATCTGGAGATCCGCGGGCAGGTAGGTGGTGCCGTACATGTAGCGGGTCACCTTGCCGCTGGGGCTGAGGAAGATGATCGCGCCCGCATGGACGAAGTCGTCGTTCACGCGCTTGAACTTGAAGCCCACGGAGTCGGCCAGGGCCTTGGTGGTGGCCGCGGGGCCGGTCAGGAAGCGCCAGGCCGCCGGAGGGAAGGGCCGGGTGATCTCGCCCAGGTAGTTGGTGCGCTTCTGGGCGGCGACCTCGGGCTCGTCCCGCTCGTCGAAGCTGACGGTGAGCACCTGGAAGTCCTTCCCGGGCGCGGCCAGCGTGCGGTTCAGGACTTCGGCCACGCCGTTGAGCTGGGGCGTGCAGATCCCCGCGCAACGGAAGTAGTTGAGGGTGAGGATCGTGGGCTTGTCGATGAGCGAGCGGAGCGTGACGGGCTGGCCGTCTTCGGCCTTCAGGACGAGATCAAGGGGAATCGAGGCTCCGAGCTTCTCGTCCACCCCCACTTCCTCGGGCGTGAACGTGGGCACCGCCGTCGGGGGAGGCGCGGCCGGCGCCTGGGCGAAGGCGGACGCGCGCAGGCACAGGGCGACGGCCAGCGCGAAAGCGGATCGGGAAAGGAACGGGCGCATGGAAAGCCTCAGGGAACGCTGGGAGAAGAGGACTGCGGCGCGCCGGCGGAATGGGCTTCGGCGTATTCGCGGGAGAGGGCGTTCACGGCCTGGGATACGGGGATCTTGTTGGGAATGACTTCCCCCGCGCTGGCGAACAGCTTCTCCAGGGCCGCCAGGGCCTTGGGATCGCTGGCGCCGTGGGTGAACGGGCCCATGCTCTGGACCAGGTGGGCCAGGGCCATCCGGTCCTTCTTGGAGAGGTAGTTGTAGGAGACCATCGAGCTGCCCTTGATCCCCTCGTCCAGGGTCTTGTAGATGTCCTCCAGGCGCGTGCCGTTCTTCCAATCGGCTGCGGCGGTGAAGTTGCGGGGCTTGGGGTTGAGGCCCGCGCCGCCGGGTCCGTCACCCTTGCCTTCCAGCCCGTGGCAGGTGGCGCAGGTCTGGACGTAGACCGTCCGGCCGCGCTCCATCAGGGCGGGATTGGGCTTCATCACGGTCTGGGGATCGATGGGAGGGATGACCTTGCGGACGGTGGCGGGGTACTCGGTGGGATCCAGCCAGCCGGTCTCGCCCTGGACGGGCTGCACCGGCGTTTCGTTGGTGGTGTGGGCCTGGTAGCGCAGGCCGGGCACGACGGTGAAGCCGAAGAAGGCGGCGATGAGGATGAAGCAGATCACCACCAGCAGCGCGGATCCCAGCCGCTTCCGCTCTTCGGGGGAGAGGTAGTCGTTGAGCTTCATAGGCGGAACTCCAGGCCCTCGCGGAGGAAGGGATCGCCGGCCGGCATGTCCTCGCCCTTCTGCATCGCCCCGCGGACCCACAGCAGGATTCCGCCGACGAAGAAGAGGGCGAAGCTGATCTCGGGCCACGAGAAGTGGGGCTTGGCGCCGAGCACGGGGAAAATGAGCCAGTAGATGTCCAGGACGTGCGCGCCCAGCATGAGCACGGCCACCCGCCTCAGGCGCCTGGGATCCTTCTTCGCGTCCCGGGTCACCAGGGCGAAGAAGGGCAGAATGAAGTGGAGCGTGGCCAGGGCGATGGTGACGGCGCGCCAGGCTCCGGTCAGGCGGATCCGGTAGTAGATCACCTCGTCCGGCAGGTTGGCGTACCACATCAGCATGTACTGGGCGAATCCGATGTAGGACCAGAACACCGTGAAGGCGAACAGGAATCCGCCCAGGTTGTAGAGGTGGTCGCCCCGCACGCCGCCCAGGCGGTCCTGGTCCTGGAGGTAGAGGACGGACAGGACCGTGGCGGCCAGTCCGCTGAGGAAGGCGCCCGCGAAGACGTAGACGCCGAAGATGTCGCTGTACCACTCCGGCGTGAGTCCCGAGATCCAGTCGAAGGCCACGAGGGTGATCACCAGGGCGAAGATCGCCATGAAGCCTGGGGCGAATTTCCGGGCGCGGAAATTGAAGGCGGGATCCCGCGTCGTGTCCTGCTTCAGCGAGCCGCCCACCAGCACCCATAGGCCCAGGAGGCAGAGGCCGAAGGCGATGAGCGTGCGGACGGAAAAGAAGGGCAGGCTCAGCCAGAACGCTTTTCCCGCGAGGATCGGATGGTGGGCCGCCTCCGGCCGGGCGCCGGGGTAGAGCACGGGAATGGCGCCCAGGGCGATGAGCCCCACGGGAATGGCCGGAATCAGGAGGGTGGCGATGCGCTCGGGGATCCGGCGCACGGGGACGCTCCACTTGGCGTTGACGAGGTGCTCCAGGGCGACGATGAACAGCGCGCCCAGCCCCAGGATGAACACCAGGACGAACCACATCACCCAGTTGGCCCAGAAGCGCTCGGCGCCGGCGGCCACGTAGGTGCCGGCCACGCCCAGCGCCCCGAGGACCACGGCGCCCCACAACAGATTGGAGGTGTTCTTGGTCCCGGTCATCGCGCGCCCACCTTCAGGTCTTCGTCCTTGGCGTTCTGGGCGCGCTGGAGGGCGCGCACGTAGTGCACCACGGCCCACCGCTGGGTCTCGCCCAGTTCCGCGGCGTGGGAGGGCATGGCGTTCTTGCCGTTCACGATGGTCCAGTAGATCTTGCCGTCCGGGTAGTCGCGGAACTGCTGGCTCTGGAGGTTGGCGGGCTTGCCGCCGTAGGCGGCCGTGAGGCTGCCCTGGCCGTCGGCCACGGGACCGTGGCAGACCTCGCAGCGGTTCTTGTAGGCCTGCCGCCCCGCGGCGAAGACCTCCTTGGTGCGAGGAAGCGGGTTCACCAGGCTGGCGGCTTCTTCCTGCGTGCCCGCCGCGGTGGGCAGGTGCCCGCGGGCCACGGTGCCGGCCACCGGGCGCTGCATGCCGTGACCGTCCTTGAAGAAGACGGACGGCTTCTGGGCGTTCAGCCGGGGCTGCTCCTGCATGTGCTTCATGGGGGGAAGGAGCGGGAACCACTTGATGGCGGTGAATATCGCGAGGCCAGCCACGGTGCAGGCGATCAGGATTCCGCCGCCGACGCGGAGGATGTAGTCGCTGGTGAGGAAGGGGCTCCGGTCCGGCGCGGGCAGGATTTCGACATCGGCGGCGCCGGCTTCCCGCAGGGCCTGGGCCGCTGCGGCGCTGTCGAAGAAGTCGTTTTCCGCTTCAAGGGCCAGGACGTAGCGGTCCCGCGTGATGCCCTTGATGGCCCGGGAGGACAGCATCGGATGCCCGAAGAAGGGCAGCTTGTTCAATAGCAGGAGCATCCCCAGCCCGGCCGTGAAGGTGGCGAACAGGACCGTTACCTCGAACATGATGGGGATGAAGGCTTCCCATGAATCGGGCGGCTTGCCGCCGGTCACGATGGGATAGTCGATGGCGCTGATCCAGTACTGGAACCCGAAGGCCGTCAGCGCGCCGAGGACGCCCATGACGAGGACCATCCCGCCCAGGGGGGAGCGGCGGAGGCCCAGGGCGTCGTCGATTCCGTGAATGGCGTAGGGCGTGTAGGCCTCCACGGTGCCGAGGCCCCCGCCGCGCACCTTGGGGATGGCCGTCATGAGGGCGTCGGGCGTGGCGAAGACGCCGAGCACGGCGTAGGACCGCCCGGGCGTGAGGGGCGTCTCAGGCATGGTGGTCGTCTCCATGGTGGGAGGGCTGCGCGTCCGGCAGGATCGCCTTCACTTCCGTGGTGGCGATCACGGGCAGGACCCGCGCGAAGATCAGGACCAGGGTGAAGAACAGCCCGAAGGTGCCCAGGAGGATCCCGAAGTCCGTCATGGTCGGCTTGTAGATCCGCCACGCGGAGGGCAGGTAGTCCTGGTGGAGCGAGATCACGATGATCACGAAGCGCTCGAACCACATCCCGATCGTCACGCCGATGGCCACCAGGATCATCCAGAAGTAGCTGGCGCGGGCCTTCTTGAACCACAGGATCTGGGGGATGAGGATGTTGCAGCTGATGGTCACCCAGCCCGCCCAGCCGTAGGTGCCCGTGATGATGTTCATGAACCCGTGGTGCAGGAATTCGTTCATGGAGTACCAGGCGGTGAAGCCTTCCATCATGTAGCTGTAGCCCATGATGCAGCTCATGGCGAGGATCACCTTGTTCATCACGTCCAGGTGACGCATGGTGATGAGGTTCTTCAGCTGCATGGTCTCGCGCACCACCACCAGCACGATCACCACCATGGAGAACCCGGCGAAGATGGCGCCCGCCACGAAGTAGGGCGGGAAGATGGTCATGTGCCAGCCGGGCACCACGGAGGTGGCGAAGTCGAAGCTCACCACCGAGTGGACGGAGAGCACGAGGCCCGTGGCGAGTCCCGCCAGCAGGAGGTAGGCCTTCTCGTAGTGCTGCCAGTGCGAGGCCGCGCCGCGCCAGCCCATGGCCAGCACCGTGTAGATCGTTTTCCGGATCTTGCTGGTGGTGCGGTCGCGCATGGAGGCGATGTCGGGGATGAGCCCCAGGTACCAGAACATCAGCGACACGGAGAAGTAGGTGTTCACCGCGAACACGTCCCACAGCAGGGGCGACCGGAAGTTGGTCCAGACGGCGCGCTCGTTGGGGTAGGGGAACAGCCAGAAGGCGAGCCAGGGCCGCCCCACGTGGATCAGGGGGAAGATCACCGCGCACATGACGGCGAAGATCGTCATGGCCTCCGCGAAGCGGGCGATGGCGTTGCGCCAGCGCTTGCGGAACAGGAAGAGGATGGCGGAGATGAGCGTCCCCGCGTGGCCGATGCCCACCCAGAAGACGAAGTTGATGATGTCGAAGGCCCAGAACACGGGGCTGTTGTTGCCCCAGGCGCCGATGCCGTGGAAGAAGGTCCACCCGATGAACCCCACGCCGATCATCAGGGCGGTGAGGGTGACGGCGAGGCCGATGTACCACTGCTTGGGCGGCTTGGTCTCGGGGAAGGCGAGGACCTGATCGTCGAGGCTGCCGGGTGTGACCGGGCCCACGGTGAGCGCGGGCTCGATCAGGCCTTTGGGGATCGCGCCGGGGAGGGCGGCCTCAGTGCGCATGGGAGCCTCCCAGGGTGGCCTCGGCGGCGGGGTTCTTCAGGTCGGCCAGGTAGGTGATGGCGGGCCGGGCGCCGATCTCCTCCAGCACGCGGTAGGCGCGGCTGGCGCTGGCGAGCTGGGAGATGCGGCTATTGGGATCCCGCAGGTCGCCGAACACGATGGCGTCCGAGGGGCACCCGGCCATGCAGGCGGTGGTCACCTCGCCGTCGCGGACCGAGCGGCCCTCGCCCTTGGCGCGGATCTTCACGTCGTTGATCCGCTGCACGCAGAAGGAGCACTTCTCCATGACGCCGCGGGGCCGCACCGTGACCTCCGGGTTGTTCACCAGGATCTCGGGCTCCGTCTTGTAGGCGGTGTATTCCAGGAAGTTGAACCGGCGGACCTTGTAGGGGCAGTTGTTGGCGCAGTAGCGGGTGCCGACGCAGCGGTTGTAGGCCATCTGGTTGAGGCCGTCGGGGCTGTGGTTCGTGGCGTTCACGGGGCACACGTTCTCGCAGGGCGCGTGGTCGCAGTGCTGGCAGAGCATGGGCTGGTGGACGACCTTGGGGTTCTCCAGCTCGCCCTCGTAGTAGCGGTCGATGCGGATCCAGTGCATCTCGCGACCCCGGGCCACCTGCTCGGGCCCCACCACCGGGACGTTGTTCTCGGACTGGCAGGCCACCACGCAGGCGGAGCAGCCCGTGCAGGCGGCGAGGTCGATGACCATGCCCCACTTGTGTTCCGCGGAGGCACCCGCTTCCTTGTAGAGGGTCACCAGCTCCGGCATGTGGTGGTGGCCCTGGGGATTGTGGGCGAACTCGTCCAGGGTGAGGGAGCGGACCAGGTCGCGGCCTTCCATCCGGTGGTGGCTCTGGGTCCGGGCCAGCTCCTTCCGGCCGCCGGCCTTGGCCAGGCGCGCGCCGGGGCGGACGTTGGCGGTGGCGGGATCCAGGCCCATCAGGGGGAACGCGTTGACGCCCACGCCCTTGGCCACGCCGCCGGTCCCGCGACCGTAGCCGAGGGCCAGCGCGAGGACGCCCTGGGCCTGGCCGGGCTGGATCACGGCCGGCAGGCGGAGGCTGGTCCCCTCCACGGAGAGGCTGACCCAGTCCCCTTCTTGGATGCCCAGGGCCTTGGCGTCCTGGACGGACACGGCCACCGGATTGTCCCAGGTCA comes from the Geothrix sp. 21YS21S-4 genome and includes:
- a CDS encoding cbb3-type cytochrome c oxidase subunit I, with amino-acid sequence MSAQSIPAQPSYLVDTGTRKGLLAWLTTTDHKRIGLLYLYSMVSFFLIGAGIGFVMRLVQLAGFQKLITAQTYNALFTVHGVIMIFLFVVPGLPAIFGNFFLPIFIGAKDVAFPRLNLTSWYFFMAGAILAVLSLFTGGGAPDTGWTFYAPFSLKTGTNVSLAVFAAFVLGFSSMLTGINFITTIHRLRAPGMTWFRMPLMCWALYSTSWIQILATPIVAITLVLVILERAFGIGIFDPSKGGDPLLYQHLFWIYSHPAVYIMILPAMGAITEILPTFAKRSIFGYKAIAFSSLSIAGVGSLVWAHHMFTSGMSSLATMLFSLLTMIVAVPSAIKVFNWVSTLYKGSIDFQPPLLFALTFIFLFCIGGLTGVMQGALAVNVHIHDTYFIVGHFHYVMFGGTGMALFAALLYWFPKMFGKMYSKKAIYASWVPLFIGFNMLYFGMLILGVMGMPRRYYVHLPQFHTMHVVATVGSWLLILGLLGFFATLLYAIFRGPKAEANPWGGVTLEWTIPSPPPQENFEVIPTVTHGAYHFPQES
- a CDS encoding cytochrome c oxidase subunit 3 encodes the protein MSEHVHRDDFGARLGMWLFLVTEIVLFGGLFISYSSMRYLYPADFHHAGAELNAVLGIVNTVVLLTSSLTVVLAIVAVQRAEKMRAMLLLGTTLVLGLVFLVIKSFEWGAKFHHGLYPSSPHLATLPHGQQVFFGLYFTMTGLHGLHVIIGLGVLSVMLWWVATDRIRADRYIHLENGGLYWHLVDVIWIFLLPLFYLAA
- the nrfD gene encoding NrfD/PsrC family molybdoenzyme membrane anchor subunit: MRTEAALPGAIPKGLIEPALTVGPVTPGSLDDQVLAFPETKPPKQWYIGLAVTLTALMIGVGFIGWTFFHGIGAWGNNSPVFWAFDIINFVFWVGIGHAGTLISAILFLFRKRWRNAIARFAEAMTIFAVMCAVIFPLIHVGRPWLAFWLFPYPNERAVWTNFRSPLLWDVFAVNTYFSVSLMFWYLGLIPDIASMRDRTTSKIRKTIYTVLAMGWRGAASHWQHYEKAYLLLAGLATGLVLSVHSVVSFDFATSVVPGWHMTIFPPYFVAGAIFAGFSMVVIVLVVVRETMQLKNLITMRHLDVMNKVILAMSCIMGYSYMMEGFTAWYSMNEFLHHGFMNIITGTYGWAGWVTISCNILIPQILWFKKARASYFWMILVAIGVTIGMWFERFVIIVISLHQDYLPSAWRIYKPTMTDFGILLGTFGLFFTLVLIFARVLPVIATTEVKAILPDAQPSHHGDDHHA
- a CDS encoding SCO family protein — translated: MRPFLSRSAFALAVALCLRASAFAQAPAAPPPTAVPTFTPEEVGVDEKLGASIPLDLVLKAEDGQPVTLRSLIDKPTILTLNYFRCAGICTPQLNGVAEVLNRTLAAPGKDFQVLTVSFDERDEPEVAAQKRTNYLGEITRPFPPAAWRFLTGPAATTKALADSVGFKFKRVNDDFVHAGAIIFLSPSGKVTRYMYGTTYLPADLQMAAQEAARGEAQPTINKFLKFCFSYDPAGRRYVLNTTTLGAIVTLLAAAVFVVLVTRRGRSPKVKAEEGA
- a CDS encoding cytochrome c, with the translated sequence MKLNDYLSPEERKRLGSALLVVICFILIAAFFGFTVVPGLRYQAHTTNETPVQPVQGETGWLDPTEYPATVRKVIPPIDPQTVMKPNPALMERGRTVYVQTCATCHGLEGKGDGPGGAGLNPKPRNFTAAADWKNGTRLEDIYKTLDEGIKGSSMVSYNYLSKKDRMALAHLVQSMGPFTHGASDPKALAALEKLFASAGEVIPNKIPVSQAVNALSREYAEAHSAGAPQSSSPSVP
- a CDS encoding quinol:electron acceptor oxidoreductase subunit ActD; amino-acid sequence: MPETPLTPGRSYAVLGVFATPDALMTAIPKVRGGGLGTVEAYTPYAIHGIDDALGLRRSPLGGMVLVMGVLGALTAFGFQYWISAIDYPIVTGGKPPDSWEAFIPIMFEVTVLFATFTAGLGMLLLLNKLPFFGHPMLSSRAIKGITRDRYVLALEAENDFFDSAAAAQALREAGAADVEILPAPDRSPFLTSDYILRVGGGILIACTVAGLAIFTAIKWFPLLPPMKHMQEQPRLNAQKPSVFFKDGHGMQRPVAGTVARGHLPTAAGTQEEAASLVNPLPRTKEVFAAGRQAYKNRCEVCHGPVADGQGSLTAAYGGKPANLQSQQFRDYPDGKIYWTIVNGKNAMPSHAAELGETQRWAVVHYVRALQRAQNAKDEDLKVGAR
- a CDS encoding cytochrome C oxidase subunit IV family protein, which gives rise to MSETLHSPEAHAHPGYGTFIKVWVALLILTAALVGVSHLGQTYAVWGLLTLTPLKAGLVFYFFMHLKYEGALFKIVVLVTLASLLISFALLFSDVAFR
- the coxB gene encoding cytochrome c oxidase subunit II, whose product is MNQAAISAQKSDAVFFYVFGLSVAFLIFITVLMIYFVIRYSRKRHPKAEQIEGHVGLEILWTVIPLVLFLSIFYYGWTNYEYMSQAPRDAMAVKVMGRQWSWSFEYPNGKKTKVLFAPIHKPMKLEVRSTDVVHGFFVPSFRLKIDAVPSRTNTTWFQATKPGSYDIECTVICGVDHSVMLSKVVVVPEDEFKAWYFGGEDAPEPGKGIRTAEAHPDLANVHPGFAVLASKGCLACHSVDGKPKVGPTLRALYGRQEEVLMAGSYRAVVVDEAHVRRAITDPMDQVVRGYPPAMPKLPLTDQEVSEVVSYIKTLN